GATGCGCCCCCAAATGGCGATGAGGCCGCCGACGAGCGAGCCCACTCCAAACACGAGCTGGTAGGCCTGCGTCGCGCCGTCGATGAGAGCGGCCTGATCGGCCGGCGTCAGCGTATAGCCGGCGAGCTGCGCGGCGCCGGCGACGGCCGAGACAGCGCCACCCACAACGCCGCGGGACAGATACCAGGGTTTCGTCTCTTCCATGATGTTTGGCTCCATTGCCGCCAGTCGATGGCCGGGCGCGGATGGCGCGACCGGATATTCACGCATGAGGTCGCGCCCCAGGCCGACCCCGGCCCATGCGACCACTGCGAGAATGGGAAGCATCGCCAGCGCGATCACGCGCCGGTCCGGATGCGGAAAGACGATGAAGTACATCCACCCCAGAAAGAGGGCGACGACGATGGCGCGAAACAAGGCTGCGATGAGCTGCCCCATGATCAAGACTCCCTTTCGCCGGAGACCGCGGCGAGCACGCTGGTCATCGCACCCTCGCCGCCTGAAAGTGCATGGGATCGCAGCTGCGACCCTCCCAGCGGCCGCCCCACGTCCAGCCCTCGGCCTCGAAGGCCGCGACGATGGGAATGCTGCTGTCATGGAAATGGCCGTGCTGATCGTGGAAGCCGTTGCGCGCAGGATCGAGATCGATGGCGCAGCCCCAGGAATGCATCGAGAGCGATGAACCGCCGCGCATCACGCGGAAATTATACGCGCCGCCGTAGATGGAGACGCCCCAGGCGTCGATCTTCTTCTGATCGTGGCCCGACAGCTCCCATATCTTCGCAAAGACGCAAAAGAGACTATCGGCGCATTTCTTGTGAACGCGCACGCCCTTGATCGGATCGCCTGCGAAGGTCGTTCGGAACGGCGGACGCACCAGCGTCAAATTCGCCTTTTCCCACGCGACCGAGGAGCTTCCGTTTTTCCCACGGGGGTTGCCGTAGAAAGAGTCGCATTGCGATTGGAGCGGCCACTGCTGAGTCATAGGACGAACCTCGTTCGGAATGATCCGAATGTAGACGAGGAGCCGTCCCGTAATGCCGGAGACAGCTGTCTCCCGGCGATGATGCTTGCAGATTTGGCGTGCGGGCTGGCGTTAGAACAAGCTGCCCTGCGGCCCGTCGGTCTCGTCGCGCATGCGACCGCGATAGCGCTGCACGGATCGGATATGGATGCCGAGCCGCCGCGCTACTTCTTCTCGCGACCAACCCTCTGCTGTCAATTCGACAGCCCGGCGTCGCGCCTTGGCGTAAAAATTCTTCGGCCCGAGCGGGATCAGCATGTAAGTGCCGGCGTCCAGGCTGGCGCGCTCGACGCCGTCAGTGCGATCACGCCGGCGGAAGTAGGTGCAAATCTTGTCCGCCGCCTCACGGCCGACGAGCTGCGGCAGCCAATGTCCGTCCGGCGCGCGCGCGGGGAAAAATGTGCGAGCGCCGCCCTTTTTGTCCGCGATGGCGAGCGCCGCCGAGAGGCCGGCGACATCGGCTATCTCGCGCAAAATGCCGGGCAGATAGTGATAGTCGCTCACGGGCGATGCTCCTCGCGAACGATATAGGGCTTGTCGATCTTGTCCAACACCGTGACGCAGACGCCGTCGACGATGACGAAAACCATGCCGTCTTTCTTCACCGTGTAGCGCGTCGCGGAGAGCGCATCGGCCGCAGCGGAGCAGCGCGCGAGCGCCGTTTGCATCTGCGTCCGCAGCGTCTCCACGTCGAAGCCGCCGGCGCGGGAGAGGAAGCGCAAGAGCGCATGGTCGGAAATGCCGATGGTCATTGGTCCTCGCTCCTCGCCAGTTTCTCGGCGGCGCGCGCCAGGCGCTGCGCCGTCGCCGCGTAGCGCCGCCAGCGGCGCTCGGCATGGGCGCTGCGCCGCGCGGCCTGCTTGGCTTCCTCGAAGAGGCGGCGATAGGTCTCGCCGCCGCCGAACTCGAGCAGATAGTCGCGCGCAGCGCGGCAGGCGTCGACCGATTGCGCGCACATGACGAGCCGTTCCTCGTTCTCGCGCTTCGTCGCCTCGGCCGCGATGCGCGCCTTCGCCTCGGCGATCTGCCGCGGCGTCGCATAGCGCGCCAGGCGCTTCAGCTCCGTGCGCGAGCAGTCGTCGAGGGTGAGCATGTCAGTTCTCCGTCGGCGCGCGCGCCGCCAGCTCGGCGAAGTAGTTCGCCGCGGCTTCCGCCGACCGCAGCCACGCGGAGCTGCATTCCGGCTCCATCGCGGCGAGCGCTTCGCCTGCGTCCGGCGTCGGCCGAACAAGTCCGTAATTGGCCTCACAGAGCCGAATGGCCAATTCGGCCACATCGATCTCGACGATCCTTTTCATTGCTCGCTCTCGCCCTGCAGCAGCGCGATGAGCGCCACGCGAAACGCCGGCCCGCATGTCTCCTCGAGCGTCACGATCGCCCCCGCGATTCCCGCGAGCAGAACCTCCGGCTCGCGCGCTCGATCGCCGAGCCGCCTTTGCTCGCTCTCGATCGTCGCCCGTATCGCATTGGCGATCGAGAACGCGACTTCTCCATTCTTCGACATCTCATCTCCTCCACATGGCTTCGAAAGCCGTTTGAAACGCGCTTATCGCGCGCTCGCAGTCGATCGCGATCAGGTCATTGTCCTGGCGGCGGAGGCCGCCATGGGTGAAATTGCCGGCGCCCGTGCGCAGCAGGCGGCCGTCGACGCTATAGGCCTTCAGATGCATGAAGGGCGCGGGGCTCGGCTTGTAGCGCGCCTCGACATTGCGCTCGGCGACGAGCCTGTCGATCGCCGCGGCGAGCATGCGCGGCTGGCGCGCGTCGCGCCCGTCGCGATAGACGCGCACCACGACGCCCCGCTGCGCCGCCCGCGTGAGCGCGTCGATGACCGGCGTGCTGGTGAGCACATAGGCGGCGAAGTCGATGCGCGAGCTCGCGCCGTCGATCAGCCGTACGTCGATCGCCTCGAGATCGTCGGCCGGGGCGAAGCCCTGCTCGAGCACATGGCAGGACTCGGCCGCCGCGGGCGCCGCGAGTAGCGCGAGGGAGAGAAGCGGGACGAGACGCATCGTCATTGCCGGATCTCGAAAGAGCCGTCCGGACGGCGGGCGAAGTCGATGGCGCCGGCGACGGGCGGGCGGCGGGCGAAGATCGGCGCCAGCGTGCGGCCGACGCCGTAGCGGCGCGCGACGTCGCCCAGCCACTCGCCGATGCGGATGGAGCCGCCCTGCATGAGGCTGCGCGGCAGCTGCGGCGCCGTGGCGACGATCGCCGGCGCGGCGGGGCGTTCCGCCGGCTGCGCGAGCGCATAGCCGACGCCCCGCTTCGTCACGATGGTGGCGCGGGCGCCGAGCTTCTTGCGCAGCGCGCCGACGATCGCCGAGAGGCGATCCGTCTTCGGCCGAGGCCGGCCGGCATAGACGGCGGCGAGCAGTTCCTCGCGCGTTGCCGCTCGCGGCGCGGCCTCGACGAGCCGCTCCATCAATCGCCCCTCGCT
This genomic window from Methylosinus sp. H3A contains:
- a CDS encoding M15 family metallopeptidase, translating into MRPPFRTTFAGDPIKGVRVHKKCADSLFCVFAKIWELSGHDQKKIDAWGVSIYGGAYNFRVMRGGSSLSMHSWGCAIDLDPARNGFHDQHGHFHDSSIPIVAAFEAEGWTWGGRWEGRSCDPMHFQAARVR
- a CDS encoding helix-turn-helix domain-containing protein, coding for MSDYHYLPGILREIADVAGLSAALAIADKKGGARTFFPARAPDGHWLPQLVGREAADKICTYFRRRDRTDGVERASLDAGTYMLIPLGPKNFYAKARRRAVELTAEGWSREEVARRLGIHIRSVQRYRGRMRDETDGPQGSLF
- a CDS encoding phospholipase D-like domain-containing protein, with product MTMRLVPLLSLALLAAPAAAESCHVLEQGFAPADDLEAIDVRLIDGASSRIDFAAYVLTSTPVIDALTRAAQRGVVVRVYRDGRDARQPRMLAAAIDRLVAERNVEARYKPSPAPFMHLKAYSVDGRLLRTGAGNFTHGGLRRQDNDLIAIDCERAISAFQTAFEAMWRR
- a CDS encoding winged helix-turn-helix domain-containing protein: MPIETDFKSLGLTRSEGRLMERLVEAAPRAATREELLAAVYAGRPRPKTDRLSAIVGALRKKLGARATIVTKRGVGYALAQPAERPAAPAIVATAPQLPRSLMQGGSIRIGEWLGDVARRYGVGRTLAPIFARRPPVAGAIDFARRPDGSFEIRQ